The following DNA comes from Triticum aestivum cultivar Chinese Spring chromosome 3D, IWGSC CS RefSeq v2.1, whole genome shotgun sequence.
tgttccggagctgccggtactgctttggttgtttttcgcagatgaaattcacttaTCTGAAATTTTTTCGGAACGAATCCAAagtcattttagtgggtactggaattattctaagacccatagaaatattttcggatttaatgaacgcgaaaaattgtcttcatgaatagtgaaaacgcattcttgtttgctttccgcagatgaaaatcactaaaccgaaattgtttcagaacgtgttgaaaattgttttagtgggtactggaaatgttctgagcccacataaatattttcagttcgaacggacgctgaaaaatgtcgtcatgaatagtgaaagtgctttttacttggcttcttggagaagccaccttgagggccttttggtattatccccttggcttcttggagaagccacccttgggcttgtcctataaataggggtggagggggctgcctaaagacacactctttctcacaaacaagtgccatgcatgatcttgcttctctctccctcccagcgaaatagtttcgtagagccgaaaggctgtctcggttccggtgggaactagttctggacggcgaagccctgccggatagatgacaccgtatgtgtgcaaccccatagagaggtcgtagtttcgatccttttgcccgagggactgttttgagagtgcctcccgaagggctgtccaagtgacggtccgagttctgtgagtcctcccgaagggctgtccgcgacaccgtccgaccgcctcccggagggctgtccgtggggcggatgagggtatacatcctcgcggttgggaggttgtaaatcctagttgcggggatctgcaccgccgatcgtcatcgactctacttcccgctgcgctacgagtcggtaacgaaaaagatcaaaccatgtatgcaatctccatagtggtcctgggctggtgcgtaggtcggaaattttttgttttctgtcatgtTACCCTAcagccctaggggcgatcaggtcgacctagggcagcccatagccgccgcgcgcccagacggggtccctaccgggtgcgtggggtttcgggtcttcaaaagcacccgccggattgcttgcgtaccgcgcttccggcgggtctccttcgacgtgagctgcggtgcatcacccccggcgtcgaggatacacggtgacgtgttcgtgtgcgaacagatTCACAAAGCTTTTCTGCAATTTCTTATGTTGGCATAAACAACTTCTTTATCAGGACAGACAGATCGCAAGATAAAAAGCACAACTAAGAATCTAAGATCATTAAATAGGAAGAAAGTAATTTGCTGAAATGCATACCAAACTCTTTGTCATCATTATGTTAgtaagaaaaaatataaaaaagttaTGACCCTGGCAATCACTAATATTATTTGAATGTGGCACGGGAGCTGGAAAGATTGGTAATAACAAAGAAGTTAGCAATCATAATAGTATTCGTCACTAATACTAATTGCTGCAAACATAAATGAATCCTTAACCTTTTAATCTTTCATAGATGGGCCATTATAAAGATCAAACGTTGAGAACTCATCCTCCAGGATTTAGGTCCAAGATCATAGAACCTCCTGTAAAAAAAGAATTAAACGTCATGTCCATCAGTACAAAATCACCAATCTTACTTCTAATGGAATCTCAGATGAGAGCTTACCACCCCAGGCTTGAGATCCAAAATCAACAAATATGCAGTTAGAAAACTAAACACCATGTGACCATGTCCATCAGTACACCGTGACGCTTTGAATCCATTATGCTAAGATGCCCACCTGTACGCAATTGATAATCAAAGGAACAACAATTCTCCGTGGATATTATCATGCCCATTAATAAAAAAGAGATAGAGGGACAAAAGCTTGAAAGGAGAGAAGAAGACCAATAGCATGTAATCAGTAAGTGGTGATGGATAGACAACGGACAGGGAGGGCGTTACGAATAACGCTGGATTTGGCGACGTGGCTGTAGACACAGATTGACAGTGCAGTAAGGAGGCGAAGTTGGAACTTGGAAGAGCTGACACCAACGCCATGTCCACCCACTCCTCGTTATTCTCCGTCCCTCGCCTCGGCCGCGAATGATAGAGCCCTAGCTCTAGATCATCCGCTTGGGTTGCCACCACGAGCATCCCTGCGCCGGCGACAAGGTTGGAGACGCATAAAGGTTGATGGGAGAGCTGGAGAGGGAGAGATGCGACTCCGCCACTGCAGATTGAGGTCGGATCAAACATGTTTTCTTTCAGGGGTATATACGCATAAAACATGTGGAAAGATGGAGAGAGGCAGTCTTAATTATTGGGCCAGGTTCATGGACGCAGCAAGTACAAAAGGCCCAATGAACGAGAGGACGGCCCGGTTCACGAGAATGCGTCCAGTTCGGTCTCCAGAGTAGCGGCCCGATCAGGTTGCCAGCTGGGACGTGCGTGGTGGCGAGTAAAAACTGCCCGGAGCGCAAGGTGGGATGACCGAGCAATCTGGAGCGCTGAACGAGCAGATCAGACGGTCAGGTACTCAAATCGCTGTGGAGGGCTGTAGCTAGCTCTGTTTTACTGTTTTGTAATTTGTCTATGGATGGATTCCATGATTGTAATGGCATACCCCTCTTTCCGCAAAGAAAAAATGGTATACCCTTCACCCTTCGTTGCTGCATCGACTCTTTCACACTACCCGTATTTTTTGTTTCGCTACAACATCTCGTACAATTAATTGTGTGTAGCCAATTACTAGAATGTCTACTAATCCAGGACTAGAGGTAGAGTTTGCGAAGATTTACTACTGTCAGCGATATTTAGTATTTGTCCATGCTTCACTTTATATGGTGCACAGCATGTATGACTCTTTCGCTTGAAACAGCTCAGCTGCTCTGTGCCGATGGGCCCGGCCTTAATGCCGTGGATCAATGTTCTTTAGTAAAGATCAAAAGAAGGTTGCTTCAAGTACGTACCTGAAAGATAGAATTTAGAAAAGAATCCAAGGTTGGATGGAGAAGTGTTTATCTGTCGGTGGTAAGGAAGTTATAATTAAGTCGGTTGTTCAATCAATCCTTACTTATTCCATGGCTTGCTTTAAGTTGCCTAGAGGTCTATGTGAGCACATTAACGGCCCAATCCAAAAGTTTTGGTGGGGTAGCAAGAATGGAGAAAGGAAGACGACATGGGTGTCCTCGAAAACAATGACAAAACCAAAGTTCATGGGAGGGCTTGGCTTTCACGATATCGAGCTTTTTAACCTCTCTCCCCTTGCTCGCCAAGCATGAGATTGTTACATGAACCGGAGTCACTTAGTGCCCGAGTTCTAAAAGCAACGGATTACCCCAACGATCATCTCCTGGACGCTACATTGGGGTCAGCTCCATCACAAATGTGGAGATCCATACTAGAATGAAGAGACACTCTAGCTTTGGGATTAATTAAGCGCATTGGATCTGGGTCAAGTacacatacatgggaaaataattgGCTCCCAAGAGACTACAAGCTAAGACCTTCATCTACATTTGCATGAAGGCAAATGTAGATGGAGGAATGCGGCACTGATAAGGGACAAGGACGGTAACTATCTGGGTTCAGCAGCTGTACTTTTTGATGGACTAGTTGATCCGACTATTTTGGAGACGCATGCTTGCTGCGAGGCCATTGTTCTGACACAAGATTTGAACATTCGGCATTTGGTTGTTGCCTCGGACTGCCTCAAGGTCGTCACAAACATAAGGAACGGAGCTTCGCCTTCATAGGCACAGGTCATGAACGATATTAAACTTTGTACTAGTAACTTTGCTTTCATAGATTTCCAATTTGAGTTTAGAGAAAATAATTTTGAAGCCCACTCTCTAGCAAAAGGAGTTGTGTCTCTAGAGGTGGGTCGCCATCTGTGGCTATGGGTTCTGCCGGATATTGCTTGTATTCCGCTCGTTATGATTTCTGAATAAACCCTAGTTACCTTTAAAAAAAGCTATTcattatgctttccaaaaaaaaaGCGAGCACAACAGTCTAAGAAACGTCTATATATGTACCCAGCTACGTACTGCAGGTACACAAGCCCAGAAATGTACGGTGTGCATACACGCTGTCTGCAGATCGACTATATAGAAATTAAACATCAGTGTAAAACCATAAACGTAACTAACTATCTAGAAGTTTGAAGAGCATATCACTTTCATGATCTTCAGCTCCTCAATCTGCCCATGCAACTCCCCGTCACCACTGCTTCTGGTGCTCTGCTGTGGCAAAACCGCATCTAACAGCGTTGATGTCTTCCCCTTTATCCCTGTTGTAATCTACCTACTATATGGCTTGGCCAATTTTCAATGAAAATTCAGGCGAGAGGATCACACCCCCCGACTCCAACCATTTGAGAAAAAAAAATGCACACTGCATTGCAAATATAAATAATTAAGTAGCTGCAAGAATAATGGATGGGAGGACCTCCACTGAATATTAATGATTTCAAAAGAGTATCATGAATACTAATTGACGACGATCATACCGATCTCCAGCTTATTATTACATCTGCGAATTCAATAACTGCAAGACACGTCATTCCAATTTAACTATCCTCTCGATTCACGATCTAGAAACAAAAGCTAAGCTCCTAGCATGCCGGAGACGGATGTACTTCTGATCTAGTTGGGGGCGAAGAAGATCTCGGAGTCGAGCCTCTTGGAGCGGAACAGCTTCTCCATCTCCGGGGTGGTGTTGAACGCCGTCTCTAGCACTGCCGGGGAAATTGCCTTCCACACCGACGTCTTCCCCGCCAAGTGGCTAAAGATTGGGCTGCATTTGTTTGACATAATAACCCAACGTTAGTTAACCAGATTGATCAGAATATAATGGAAATGTATGGGAAATAAAAATGCAACATGCAGCAAGATTACAATAATTGTAGAAAAAAATCACAAGGAATTGGCATGATCTTTTTCTATAACTCCCTTCAAGATTATATGTATACTACAACTACAGAAAGTATATGACAGTAGGAGATTAGTTTTCAGTTTTCCCATTAGTTTTTTAGTATCTGTTCCTTGTGGAGTATTTACTTACAGTTAGAAAAGAAACCTTGCAATGTTGAGCATATATGGAAATCCAAAATTATCGAATAACATTGAAGATTTATGTAGGAAACTTTAATTTCAATAGGTGCAAAAAATGCCACAGAATTCTGGAGCTAATTAAAGTGGTAATTTAGAAAGAAGTTCCTAGTTGAATTTTGCAAAACCGAACCAAAATATACAGAACAGAACTAATGCATCAGATCAGACACACATGACACATGCATGCTCAAGAGTTTAGTCCAGGTCTAGATCTTGTACTAGTACGTAGCAAGAGAAAGAGCATATTTTGTAGTGCACTTACTTGGGAGTGGTGATGATGGAGAACCACTCCATGCCGGTGTCGTCGGCGATCTTGGAGACGACGAAGAACCTTGGCACGATGAAGAGGCACCCCGCCTCGGCACGGGTCTCGAGCACGCGAGTGCCGTCGATGCCCACAACCTGGACGCGCCCGCCGCCACGCACGATGTACGTGACCTGGTATGCCGAGTCGCAGGAGAAGCCCGGCGAGCACATGGAGCGGCCGCCGATCCTCACCAGGTCGGCGCCCAGCCCGACCTCCTTCACCAGCGGCAGGTTGGCCGTGTTGAGCACCACAACGCAGCCACCGCCCGGGATGTCTACGTCCAGCGGCGCCTCAAGGCAGTTGAGCACCACGCCCTCCCGGTCCTCGGCGctcggctcgggcatcttgtgccCCGCGGCGATCTTGACAACGCCGGATCCAGGCTGGGTGGAGACGATCTTGGCGGCGGCGTCCTGGTCGAGGTCCCACGCGCGCGCGACGAACTCGGTGGAGAATCCGGTGAAGATGCCGGAGGCGCCGGTGAGCTGGAAGTTGGTGAAGCGGCCGGGGGTGTGGCCCTTGGAGGTGTCGCCGAGGAAGAGCACGACGAGCTCAGCGGAGGAGCCCTCGGCGTTGTGCCACCAGGTGACGGCGCCGAAGGGGAGCGCGAGCGCGTCGCCTTCCTTGACGGGGATCACCTTCTCCTTGGCCGCCTCAGGGAGGACGaggccgcaggcgccggcgccctGGAGCACGTAGGCGACCTTGGCGGAGTCAGAGTAGCTGGGGAGGGCGAGGCCGCCGGCGGAGAGGTGCAGCTTGGCGGCGCCGATGGAGGCTGCGCCGAGCATGGGCAGGTCGGCCGGCGACCAGTcgtagtaggcgccgccgtcgctgccgtaggccttggccggcttcttgggcGACAGGTCCATGCACATCACCTCGGCGTTGGAGCTGCGCTGCACCATTGTTGCTGTGGAGATGATGAGATTGAGTACGTGCGTGGGGGAGAAGGATGTGAATGAGATGCGATGAAGGAGGTAGAAGGATGCGTATTTATAGCTGCGTCACCTGGTGGTTGGATAATGATTAGCGATGGGAATAGTTCTTCTTGCGGAGAGATTAACGATCAGTTTGTTGGAGCTAACGACTCCAACTGATGAGGCGTGATTTGATCCCATCTTATCATCCCGTTGAATAGGAACAGAACGACTTCGCCATGATCGGATATGCACGCAGGAACGGATTTAGATTATCTTTTTTTAGGGGATTTAGGATTTTTAGGGGCCTCTTGCAACTGAAATAAGAAGATTTATGACTTCTACCAGGTGCCTGCGCCTGCCACCACGCTTCCAAAAGCATACGAGGGCCCACCACAACAGCTGGCAGCATTGCTACCCNNNNNNNNNNNNNNNNNNNNNNNNNNNNNNNNNNNNNNNNNNNNNNNNNNNNNNNNNNNNNNNNNNNNNNNNNNNNNNNNNNNNNNNNNNNNNNNNNNNNNNNNNNNNNNNNNNNNNNNNNNNNNNNNNNNNNNNNNNNNNNNNNNNNNNNNNNNNNNNNNNNNNNNNNNNNNNNNNNNNNNNNNNNNNNNNNNNNNNNNNNNNNNNNNNNNNNNNNNNNNNNNNNNNNNNNNNNNNNNNNNNNNNNNNNNNNNNNNNNNNNNNNNNNNNNNNNNNNNNNNNNNNNNNNNNNNNNNNNNNNNNNNNNNNNNNNNNNNNNNNNNNNNNNNNNNNNNNNNNNNNNNNNNNNNNNNNNNNNNNNNNNNNNNNNNNNNNNNNNNNNNNNNNNNNNNNNNNNNNNNNNNNTtaaccctgacacagacgaccgtcgaatctagccctttgactttcgccagacggggtttgaccggtggaccttttcacctgaTTGTCATAGCCTAGCCCATAGCTACACCCCCGAACACCGTCCCGGCCCAACCCACCCCAAGATTCTCTTCGTGTCATGccgacgtggccgtttcccccctccgggacaCGGCGGCAACGACGCCCgtaaggggggcacaccccggagccgcgtgtCGGGTGCCTGCGCCTGCCACCACGCTTCCACAAGTGTACGAGGGCCCActgcaacacctggcggcattgctaccccccaggtaccccgtcccgtctcCTCTCTCCGTGACACGACGAAAGCGACGCCCGTGAGGGGGGGCAatctatatatatataatcgagATATGTTTTCTGCACATAAGGCACATTTAGGTTAATCAaattattttgaaaaaaataaaaaggaaaaaagagaaaataaataaaatattaaaaaatattAGAAATCTATGCCTACGGCTACACTGTCGGCATAGCTAGGGCCACGGAACGGTAGAGCCCTGGATCGATGACATGGTGTATGGCGTGGGTCGATGACGTGGCGTATTGTGCGGATCGATGACGGGGCAGGGTCGATGCCACCCCACAGCCCGGCGAGCGGCTCGGATCGGTGATGTGGCGGACGACGAGTATCGATGACGTGGCCATACCTGTGCCGCCGACGGCCGCCCTTAGCCCGTCGGCGGCCCACAGGATATGCCGATGACCGCCCCTATGCCGACGGCGGCTGTAGGCATATATTTTGCGATGCCGACGGCCGGCCTATGCCgatggcccccgtcggcatagatggatatATGCCGACGGCCTATCTACGCCGACGGCTTGAGCTGGGCCGTCGGGACACACCTATCTCTGCCGATGGGGGGTTTGGCCGTCGGCATCTGCAGTTATTCTGGTAGTGAGTACGAATTAGTGTATACTACTGATTGAGATGCTCGTACATGTTACATGCGGCCATACTTCTTTCTCTTGCTTTGATGGGTCTTCCCCTGACTGGAaggtcactagtgcagaaccgggctatagcaccggttcgtaaggccctttagtgccggttctgtaaccggcactaaagggtggggactaaaggtcccccctttagtatcggttctgcacgaaccgccggtaaagggccaccacgtggcacgtgcCAGCGTCAGGggcggggagccctttagtaccggttggtaacaccaaccggtaccaaaaggtttgggggttttgggtttattatttatttttcctttaattttgtattttccatttaattctttttcgtttgctggtattttacaatactacatattgtacacgttatgcatatgtataaatagaatttctcgtagaaccgatcattaggtatat
Coding sequences within:
- the LOC123080984 gene encoding 11S globulin seed storage protein 2, with the translated sequence MVQRSSNAEVMCMDLSPKKPAKAYGSDGGAYYDWSPADLPMLGAASIGAAKLHLSAGGLALPSYSDSAKVAYVLQGAGACGLVLPEAAKEKVIPVKEGDALALPFGAVTWWHNAEGSSAELVVLFLGDTSKGHTPGRFTNFQLTGASGIFTGFSTEFVARAWDLDQDAAAKIVSTQPGSGVVKIAAGHKMPEPSAEDREGVVLNCLEAPLDVDIPGGGCVVVLNTANLPLVKEVGLGADLVRIGGRSMCSPGFSCDSAYQVTYIVRGGGRVQVVGIDGTRVLETRAEAGCLFIVPRFFVVSKIADDTGMEWFSIITTPNPIFSHLAGKTSVWKAISPAVLETAFNTTPEMEKLFRSKRLDSEIFFAPN